The segment TTCTTCTGAGCTGGAATACTTTCCTTGCGTCGGGCCGACATGCCTTATTTCGGTCGCCGAAGAGAGTGGAACTCCGCGAAGAGAATATTCAATCTGAGGATCTGGCAACGATCATTTATACCAGCGGCACGACGGGGGAGCCCAAGGGGGTGATGCTGTCCCATGGGAACCTGGTCTCCAATGCGGTCAACCGACAGAAAATGGCCAAGTATACCAGTCACGATATCAAGTTGAGCTGGCTTCCCTATAGTCATGTCTATGCCCGAACGGTCGATTGTTTCATGTCGGCCTATGTTGGAATGACCGTCGTGCTGGCGCGGTCGCCGCAAACTTTACGCGAAGACCTGCTCTTGTCTGAACCAACCTGGATGACTGGAGTGCCTCGGTTCTATGAAAAGATCTGGAGGACATTGAAACCGCTTAGTAACGAGAAGCGGAAGGCAAAATTGCGCGAAATATTTGGACGCCGGATCAGGTGCGTCTCCTGCGGGGGAGCTCCCATTGCCACCGAGATCGTTGAAGGCTTTCGGCAAGCAGGGTTACCATTACTCGTTGGATACGGATTAACAGAAACCTCACCCGTGCTGACATTGAACTCCGAATCAAACGACAAGCCGGGAACCGTTGGAAAAGCGATTCCGGAAGTCGAGTTGAAGATCGCCTCCTCAGGCGAAGTCCTGGTCCGCGGTCCCCAGGTGATGCAGGGGTATTGGAAAGATCCGGGAGTAACTGAAGAGGCATTACTCGACGGGTGGTTGCATACGGGAGATCTCGGATCGCTGGATTCTGAGGGGTATCTGAATATCCATGGGCGTTGTAAGGATTTGATCGTCACCTCTCAAGGAAAAAAAATTGCGCCGCTTCATATCGAACAACTCATCACTGCGGATCCGGCGATTGAGCAGGCGGTTGTGTATGGGGAAGGGTGTCCCTTTCTATCCGCGATTATTGTTCCTGATTTTGCCTATCTCCTCTCTGTTAAAGGGTGGGAAGCACCGGGGTCGACTGTCAGAGGGCAGGGGAACGGCTTAGAAGACAATTGGAATGCTCCAGATGTACGGGCGTATTTATTGGATTGTGTACAAAAGCAGTTGGCGAGTGTCAGTCGGGAAGAGCAAGTCCGAAAAATAGTGGTGTTAGATCGCCCCTTTTCTGTTTCTC is part of the Polystyrenella longa genome and harbors:
- a CDS encoding AMP-dependent synthetase/ligase, translating into MHRQTSRNRGRSIAIRSPQWGRYVDYTWHEYRQQSDYFAAALVEEGLQWGDRVAILSENRFEWLIADQGVFSAGGVTVPLHTSLAVEQVVWQLDHSDSRWLVLSGEEQWQRLAPYLAEFSQLEGIIFLEPLKLPQVGLDGPVLLSWNTFLASGRHALFRSPKRVELREENIQSEDLATIIYTSGTTGEPKGVMLSHGNLVSNAVNRQKMAKYTSHDIKLSWLPYSHVYARTVDCFMSAYVGMTVVLARSPQTLREDLLLSEPTWMTGVPRFYEKIWRTLKPLSNEKRKAKLREIFGRRIRCVSCGGAPIATEIVEGFRQAGLPLLVGYGLTETSPVLTLNSESNDKPGTVGKAIPEVELKIASSGEVLVRGPQVMQGYWKDPGVTEEALLDGWLHTGDLGSLDSEGYLNIHGRCKDLIVTSQGKKIAPLHIEQLITADPAIEQAVVYGEGCPFLSAIIVPDFAYLLSVKGWEAPGSTVRGQGNGLEDNWNAPDVRAYLLDCVQKQLASVSREEQVRKIVVLDRPFSVSQGELTPSFKLRREQIVAQFQSLLDGLYY